The Cytobacillus sp. NJ13 sequence AAAAGGTGTAACTAAAGAAAAAATTAATGAAACGGTTGAACTTGTAGGACTGGCGGATCGGATTCATGATAAAGTCAGAACATACTCGCTTGGCATGAGGCAGAGGCTTGGTCTGGCACAGTGTCTTTTGCATGATCCCAAAATCCTCATTCTGGATGAACCTACGAATGGGCTCGACCCTGCCGGCATCAGGGAGATTCGGGATCACCTGAGGATGCTTGCAAGAGAAAGAGAAATGGCTGTCATTGTTTCCAGCCATTTACTATCTGAAATGGAGATGATGTGTGACAGAATCGGCATCATTCAAAACGGGAAATTGATTGATGTTCAGCACATCAGTGATTTTGTACAGGGGAAAGAAAAAGTTTATGAAGTAGAAGTGGATGATCCTGAAAAAGCGAACAGAATTATAAAAGCTGCACAGCCTGATTTGCCTGTTCAATTCACAGAAAATAGTGTGATTCTTCCGCTTGTCCGGGACGAGATACCTGAAATGATAAAGGAGTTTGTCCGGGAAAACATAAAAATATTTGCTGTGCGTGAAGTGACCAAAACATTGGAAGACCGTTTTCTTGAAGTAACAGAGTATAAAGGGGGTGCAGGTGATGGTCGGGCTGATTCAAAATGAGTGGATGAAGATTTTTAGGCGGCCGGGCACATATGTTATGATCGGACTGCTTTTAATCATGACGACTGTAGCAGGTGCCTTTATAAAATATCAGGAAAGCGGAGGGACGGTCCCGGATAATACGGAATGGAAAAGGGGACTGCAGACTCAAAACGAAAGCTATCAAAAACAGCTTGAAGAGATGGGGGAAATGGCACCCAGAGAAATGAAAGAACAGTATCAGAGGGAGATTGCCATTAACGAATACAGAATTAAAAATGATATTTCACCGAATCAGGAATACTCTGTCTGGGGATTTGTATCAGATACCTCACAGCTGATAGAATTTGCCGGCCTGTTTACCATCATCATTGCCGGAGGAATTGTGGCAAGTGAGTTTTCATGGGGAACCATCAAGCTTCTTTTGATTAGGCCTATCAAAAGAGTAAAAATCCTGGGAGCAAAGTATATTACCGTTGTTCTATTCGGTCTGCTGGTGCTGTCCATCCTCTTTGGATATTCAGCACTGCTTGGCGGACTCCTTTTTGGATTTCCTGAAAAAGCATTTCCTTATTTATATTATTACAATGGAACAGTGACAGAACAAAGTATGGGACTTCATCTGATAGCTTATTATGGCCTTAAATCCATTAATATGCTTATGCTGGCAACCATGGCTTTTATGATTTCAGCTGTTTTCAGGAATAGCTCGCTGGCAATAGGACTTTCCTTGTTTCTCATGTTTATGGGAGGACAGGTTACAAGGCTGATTGCAATGAAATATGATTGGGCAAAGTACAGCCTATTTGCCAATACAGACCTCCTTCAATATTTTGAAGGGATGCCAATGGTTCAGGGGATGACGATTGGATTTTCAATCTTGATGATACTAATATACTTCCTGCTTTTCCAGGTGCTTGCATTTTATGTGTTTAATAAAAGAGATGTTTCTGCATAAAAGCGCAAAATTAATAAAAGGTCTGGCATCGCTGCCAGACCTTTTGCTATTTAAGGAGTTTTTCATAGACAGATGCTAATGCCTGTTCAAATTTGCCTGTTTTCTTAGGCTGATAATACACCTTGTTTTTTATTCTGTCCGGCAAGTACTGCTGTTTGACCCAGCCTGTTTCATAATCGTGGGGATATAGATAGCCAATGCCTCTGCCAAGCTCTTTTGCTCCTTTGTAGTGGGCGTCCTTCAAGTGATCAGGGACTTCACCGCTTTTTCCTGCGCGGATATCCGCAATTGCAGAATCCAATGCTGTGTATGCTGAATTGGATTTTGGAGAGAGGCAGAGCTCAATGACTGCATTTGCCAGCGGAATCCTTGCTTCCGGGAATCCAATCCTTTCAGCTGTTTCGATGGCTGCAAGGGTTCTGGCTCCGGCTTGCGGAGATGCCAGTCCGATATCTTCATAGGCGATAACCAAAAGTCTTCTGCTTATGCTTTGCAGGTCGCCTGCTTCAATTAATCTTCCCAAATAATGCAATGCCGCATTTACATCACTTCCGCGGATGGACTTTTGAAAACCGGATAAGACATCGTAATGGGCATCTCCATCTTTATCGTGTGTAAAGCTTTTGCGCTGAATGCATTCCTCGGCAGCAGACAAATCAATCTTAATGATTCCTTCTTCATCTTCTTTTGTTGAAAGCACAGCCAGTTCCAATGCATTAAGCGAGCTTCTGACATCACCATTTGAAGCGGTGGCAAGATGCGTCAGCGCTTCATCGGTAACATCAGTTTGTTTATTGCCAAGACCTCGTTCCTTATCCAGCAATGCCCTTGTCAGTGCTCTTTTTATTTCATCAGCAGACAGCGGCTTTAGTTCGAAAATTTGGCACCGGCTTCTGATAGCCGGGTTAATTGCATGATATGGATTGCTGGTTGTGGCGCCAATTAAAGTGATGCTGCCATTTTCCAGATAGGGCAGCAGGAAATCTTGTTTGCCTTTATCAAGTCTATGGACTTCATCCAGCAGGAGAATAACCTTTCCGGACATTTTGGCTTCTGCCGCTACCACTTCCATATCTTTTTTATTGTTAGTCACAGCATTTAAAGTGCGGAAAGCGTATTTGGTGCTCCCTGCAATGGCACTTGCAATCGAGGTTTTTCCAATACCTGGAGGGCCGTACAGAATCATCGATGAAAGCTGTTTAGCCTGCACCATGCGATAGATAATTTTTCCTTCTGAAACAAGATGCTCCTGGCCGATGATTTCATCAATCGTTCTCGGTCTCATCCGGTATGCAAGAGGTTTAATGTTCAACGTTATCACTCCAGCCTTTTGCAGGCAGTTTGCAGCCTGCTTAGAACTTTTAGCAAAGTTTCCGCTTTTTATTTAAGATACCATAACATATCTGGCTGCGAAATTAATTAGGCCAGAGTCAGCATTGCCCTTAGTTCAAACCAGTCCCGCCCCTTTTCCTCCTAAAATATGCTATAATGTCAAAAGTCTATAATATTACTAAGGATTTAATCTTCATATATTAAAGCAGGTCTTGCAGGGAGCGTTGAGCACATGTTATTGAAAAATAAAGGGCAAATCGGTCCCAGGTTTATGGTGTATCTAACAGGACTGCTTGTCATGAGCCTGGGTATTGTTTTATTAATAGTAGCTGATATAGGGGCAACTCCCTGGGATGTTCTGCATGTTGGGCTGTACTACCAGCTTGGCCTGACGATAGGCAGCTGGTCCATCATTGTGGGGATCTTCATATTAGCTGCTGCAGCACTGATTTCAAAGGAATTTCCACAGGCCGGTGCATTCTTGAATATGATACTGATTGGTCTGTTTATTGACGCCTATTTACTTTTGCCTTTTATGCAGACACCAAATGGGATTGCTGGAAAAATGGCCATGTTTGGGATAGGGATAATTGTTTATTGCTACGGAATGGGGCTTTACATTTCTGCTCAGCTTGGAGCCGGGCCAAGGGATAGCCTGATGATTGCTTTGACAGCAAAAACTGGCTGGAAGGTCAGAAATGTCAGAGCCTTAATGGAAATTGCTGTACTGACAGTTGGATGGCAGCTTGGAGGACCTGTCTTCTGGGGAACCATTGTGCTCAGCTTGACAGTCGGGCCGATTGTCGGGGCAGCTTTGCCGCAGTGCCAGGCTTTAACTGACCGATTTTTGGCAAAGCTTAAAGAAAAGGATATTTATGCGAATCAAATGCTTAAAGAAAAGGATAGAGGTGCAAGCTGATGAAAATATCTACTAAAGGCCGTTATGGTTTAACTATAATGATTGAATTAGCTAAAAAGCATGGGGAAGGCCCTACATCGTTAAAGTCGATTGCCCAGACGAATGACCTGTCTGAGCACTATCTGGAGCAGCTTATAGCGCCGCTCCGGAATGCCGGTCTTGTTAAAAGCATCCGTGGTGCATACGGCGGATACATTTTAGGAAAAGAACCGACAAAAATTACTGCCGGTGATATTATCAGAGTGCTTGAAGGGCCGATCAGCCCGGTGGAAGGCATTGAAGATGAAGAGCCTGCAAAGAGAGAACTATGGATGCGCATTCGTGATGCCGTGAAAGATGTGCTTGATAATACAACACTCGAAGACCTTGCCAGCCATACGGATACCGGTGAATCGGATGCTTATATGTTTTATATTTAGTCCTTAATCAGGGGATAATTCATATGTAAAAAAGCAAACAGCAGGACGAAATGAAGTAGGTGAAATAGATTGGAAAGAATATACCTTGACCATGCGGCAACATCGCCAATGCATCCGGAAGTGATTGAACGGATGACTGAAGTCATGAAATCTGAATATGGAAATCCTTCAAGTATTCATTATTTCGGGCGGAGTGCACGCCATATTGTTGATGAAGCAAGATCTTCCTTAGCAAACAGCATTGGTGCAAAAGCCAATGACATTATTTTTACAAGCGGCGGTACTGAAGCTGATAATCATGCAATTTTTGGAACGGCTGAATCCTGCCGCCATAAGGGTAAACACATCATCACAACGCAAATTGAACATCATGCGGTTTTACATGCATGTGAGGAGCTTGAAAAACAGGGCTTTGAGGTAACGTATTTGCCTGTTGATCCGAATGGGCGTGTTTCGGTAAAGGACGTAGAACAAGCTTTGAGGGAGGATACCATTCTTGTAACCATCATGTATGGAAATAATGAAATAGGGACCCTTCAGCCGATTAAGGAAATAGGCGAGCTATTAGCGGAGCACCCTGCTAAATTCCATACCGATGCTGTTCAAGCTTTTGGGATTGAAAAAATTGATGTGCAGGAACTGAGAGTGGATTTGCTTTCTGTCTCCGCCCATAAAATTAATGGCCCAAAAGGAATCGGATTTTTATATGCCCATCCTGATGTGAAACTTTCTTCACGCCTTTTTGGCGGTGAACAAGAAAGAAAGCGCAGAGCAGGAACTGAAAATGTCCCATCTATTGCAGGCTTTCAGGAGGCTGTCCTGATCATTCAGAAGGAGATGGAAACTAAGCGGGAAGAGCTGCATTCTTTTAAGATGCTGTTCATGAATAAATTGAAGCAGGAAGAAGCTGTTTTTGAACTGAACGGATCACTTGATTATTCCCTGCCTCATGTTTTAAACTTAAGCTTTCCCGGAACAAATGTTGAAGCCATGCTGGTTAATCTTGATTTGGCTGGAATAGCAGCATCAAGCGGGTCGGCCTGTACTGCAGGATCCATCGATCCATCCCACGTCCTTGTCAGCATGTTTGGAAAAGGATCAGACAAACTGCAAAATTCCATCCGTTTCAGCTTTGGCCTGTTTAACACAAAGGAACAAGCCGAAAGGGCAGCAGAACAAACAGCCAAAATCGTGAAGCGGCTGGCTAAATAGATAAGATATTTGAAAATATGAATTCAGCCACTAAGTTGATTGGAGCGGAGGGCACTTGATCCTCGATAATGCATCCGCATTTTCTTCGTGCGGTGCTATTCGGGGAAGTAAATTCAATGTCCTGCGGGAGGAGAGGGAAGTGAGAGACCCCACAGGCGAAGCCGAGGAGGCTCTCATTCCTCCCCGCTGGTTCGCTGCGTGCCTGCAGCGGAAATCAACGGGCAAAATTTATAAGCAAGGAATTGAGGTGAAATAGATGAATAAAGATCCAAAGGATACCCGGGTAGTGGTTGGAATGTCCGGAGGCGTTGATTCTTCTGTTGCGGCCCTGCTTCTGAAGGAACAGGGGTACGATGTGATCGGGATTTTTATGAAAAACTGGGATGATACCGACGAGAACGGTGTATGTACCGCCACAGAGGATTACAATGATGTCATCCGGGTATGCAACCAAATCGGAATTCCTTATTATGCAGTCAACTTTGAAAAGCAATATTGGGATAAGGTGTTTACCTACTTTCTTGAAGAATACAAGGCAGGACGAACACCCAATCCCGATGTCATGTGCAATAAGGAAATTAAATTTAAGGCTTTCCTTGAACACGCTATGAGCCTTGGCGCAGATTACCTGGCTACTGGCCACTATGCACGCGTGGAATTCAGGGATGGCGAATACAAAATGCTGAGAGGCCTTGATGATAATAAGGACCAAACTTATTTCCTGAACCAGTTAACACAGGAACAGCTCGAAAAAGTTATGTTTCCTATTGGCGATATTGAAAAATCAAAAGTGCGTGAACTGGCAAAGGAAGCCGGTTTGGCAACTGCAGCAAAGAAAGACAGCACGGGCATCTGCTTTATAGGAGAGCGTAACTTCAAGGAGTTCCTTGGAAATTACCTTCCCGCTCAGCCAGGGAACATGGAAACCATGGACGGCAAAGCTGTCGGCAAGCATGATGGCCTGATGTATTATACGATTGGGCAGCGACATGGACTTGGCATTGGCGGAGCAGGTGAACCATGGTTTGCAATTGGCAAAGATCTGAAACGGAATGTCTTGTATGTTGGACAAGGCTTCCACAATGAAATGCTCTATTCAGACTCCATTATTGCTGTTAATGCCAGCTGGGTTACCCATTCAGATCTGCCGCAGGAATTTGAATGTACGGCTAAGTTCAGATACCGCCAGGCTGATAGCAGAGTAAAAGTTCATACTCTTGGAGATGGAAAAGTACAAGTTATTTTTGACGAGCCAATCCGAGCTGTTACCCCGGGGCAGGCAGTTGTTTTTTATAATGGAGACGAGTGCCTTGGCGGGGGAACAATTGATAAAATATTCAAAGATGGCAAACAGCTGGATTATGTGGGTTAAGAAAAGGCGGGACCCCGATTCTTACATAGAATCGGGGTTTTATTATGGGGAATAGCCGACAGCGGAAAAGGAAAATTCAAATATGCTATACTTTGATTGGAATGGAGTGATGAATAATGGATAAGAACCAAGTGGGTATTCAATATATGCAGGAAGGAAAATGGGAAGAAGCAGCGAAAGTTTTTATGGAAGCAATCGAAGAAAATCCTTCTGATCCTGTTTCCTATATTAACTTTGGAAATGTGTTATCAGCTGTAGGGGAAAACGAAAAAGCGCTGAAGTTCTATGAAAAGGCAATAGGACTTGATGAAAATGCCGGTGCTGCGTATTACAGTGCGGGGAATTTATATTATGAATTGCAGCAGTTTGACGAAGCCAAAAAAATGTTTGAAACAGCATTGAAAAAAGGCCTGGAAACCGGAGATAACTTCTTCATGCTTGGTATGTCGCTAACTGCACTTGACCAGGGCAAACTGGCTTTGCCTTATTTGCAGCGCAGTGTGGAGCTGAATGAAGACGATGCTGAAGCATATTTTCAATATGGATTATGCCTGGCACAGCTGGATTATATTGATGAAGCAATCCAGCAGATGAAAAAGTGCATTGAAATTGAGCCGGAGCATGCAGATGCTTATTATAACCTTGGAGTAGCATATGGATTTAAAGAAGAGGAAAATGAAGCACTTGCTTACTTTAATAAGGCGCTGGAAATCCAGCCGGACCATATGCTTGCCGGCTATGGAAAAAAGCTGATTGAAAAAGGCGGCAGTGAATTGAACTAAAAGTTGCCCTATGGGGAGGGAAAAATAATGGAGAAACAGGATTCCATGGATCTTTTTGCCGAACAGGGAAAGTTCATAAAAGGCAGACACCTTGTCACAATCTTTCATAATGAACAAAACTTATATACGGTTGTGCGCATTCGGGTTGATGAAACGAATGACTCTTATGATGAAAAAGAAGCGGTCATTACAGGCTATCTGCCAAAGATGCATGAGCATGAAACTTATATTTTCTATGGTGAATTCAAAGACCACCCTAAGTTCGGCGTCCAATTCCACGCAAGCCATTACAGGAAAGATCTTCCCCAGACCAAGCAAGGTGTAGCCAATTATTTATCAAGCGAATTATTTAAAGGGATTGGAAAGAAAACCGCCGAGCAAATCGTCGAGACACTTGGCGAAGATGCAATCACACGCATTCTTAATCAGCCTTCTATCCTTGATAAGGTTCCAAAACTGTCACCTGAAAAAGCTAAATTGCTTTACGACACGCTTATGGAACATCAAGGTCTTGAGCAAGCCATGATTGCGCTTAATCAATATGGTTTTGGCCCGCAGCTTTCCATGAGAATTTATCAAGTGTATAAAGAAATGACGATCGAAGTCGTTCAAAACAATCCTTATAAGCTGGTTGAGGATATAGAAGGAGTCGGCTTTGGCCGTGCAGATGAACTGGGATATCAAATCGGCATATCAGGAAATCATCCTGATCGTTTAAAAGCAGCCTGCCTCTACATACTTGAAATGGAAAGCATGCAGGCAGGCCATGTTTATATTGAAGCAAGACCTCTTCTGCAAAGTGTGAAGAAGCTTTTAGAAGAAAATAAGCGTGATACCATTGAATACAAGGATATATCCAATGAACTCATTAAGCTTGAAGAGGAAGGGAAGATCATGGCTGAAGGCCAAAAGATATACCTTCCATCCCTATATTTTTCTGAAAAGGGACTTGTAACCAATATTAAACGGATCCTTAAGCAAACACAGTATGATGAACAGTTCCCGGAGTCGGAATTTCTTTTGGCCCTTGGCAATCTGGAGGAACGTCTGGGTGTTCAGTATGCCCCAACCCAAAAGGAAGCCATTCAAACAGCTCTTATGTCTCCTATGCTGATACTGACTGGCGGCCCGGGTACAGGAAAAACAACTGTTATTAAGGGAATTGTTGAATTATATGCCGAGCTGCATGGCTGCTCCCTTGAACCTAAAGACTATAAAAAGGAAGAGCCTTTTCCGTTCCTGCTGGCTGCACCAACAGGAAGGGCTGCAAAACGGATGGCCGAGTCAACAGGGCTGCCCGCTGTAACCATTCACCGCCTTCTTGGATGGAATGGGACCGAAGGGTTTGACCGTCACGAAGAGAGTCCATTGGAAGGCAGAATTTTAATTGTTGATGAGACATCAATGGTTGATGTTTGGCTTGCTAATCAGCTTTTCAAGGCTCTCCCTGAAAATATGCAGGTAATCCTTGTAGGGGATGAAGATCAGCTGCCTTCAGTGGGTCCAGGCCAGGTTTTGAAAGATCTTTTGCGTTCAGAACGTATTCCTACTGTTCGACTTACAGATATTTACAGGCAGGCTGAAGGATCCTCAATCATTGAATTGGCCCACGAAATGAAGAAGGGCAAACTTCCAGCGAACATTTCTGCACAGCAGACTGATCGTTCCTTTATTAAATGCCAGCCGGGCCAAATTGCGGATGTTGTTGAAAAGGTTGTCCTGAATGCCAAAAAGAAAGGGTATTCTTCAAAAGATATTCAGGTGCTTGCCCCTATGTACCGCGGACCCGCAGGAATTGACAGGCTAAACGAAATATTGCAGGAAATTCTGAATCCAAATGCTGATGGAACGAGGAAAGAGCTGTCCTTTGGTGATGTGAAATACAGAATCGGCGATAAAGTCCTTCAGCTTGTCAATCAGCCTGAGAATAATGTGTTTAATGGGGATATGGGTGAGATTGTTTCTATTTTTTACGCAAAGGAAAATACGGAAAAACAGGATATGATTGTCGTATCCTTCGATGGTGCGGAAGCTGCATACACAAGGCAGGATCTCAATCAGATCACTCATGCCTACTGCTGTTCTGTCCATAAATCCCAGGGAAGTGAATTCCCTATTGTCATTTTGCCTGTTGTTAAAAGCTATTACAGGATGCTTAGAAGAAATCTTCTTTATACCGCCATTACCCGCAGCAGACAATTTTTAATACTGTGCGGTGAGGAAGATGCGTTAAAAATCGGTGTGGAACGTGCGGATGAACAGGCCCGCCTGACAACTTTATCTGAAAAGCTTAGAGATGCAATCCCATTAAATGATGAAACAGTGCAGGAAGATACAGCTGAATCTTCTCTGCAGGAAACACTAACCCTCGAGGAAAAGCTTCTCCGCGCCGATCCCATGATAGGAATGGGAAATATAACACCGTATGATTTTATGGAAAAAGAATATAGCTAAAAAGAACAGTCTAAATAACAGACTGTTCTTTTTGTATACCATCAGATTTATAGGAGGGATTTTATGGGAAAGTGGAATGAAGAAGCTGCACCAAACAACAATATGGCTTCAGAAGAGCTGGCAGCCTCCAATCTAACCTCCAGCGCTGACCTGGTTAAAGGTGATAATAAGAAAGATTCAGCCAAAGGGGAATTAAAAAATCCTGGCAATAGAAGGACTGTGTAGCCGTTTAATTATAAATTTATATAGAGGAGCAGTGAACATGAATAATAAAAGCAGAAGCTCTCTTCTCAATCTCCATGGTGTGAAAC is a genomic window containing:
- a CDS encoding tetratricopeptide repeat protein, producing the protein MDKNQVGIQYMQEGKWEEAAKVFMEAIEENPSDPVSYINFGNVLSAVGENEKALKFYEKAIGLDENAGAAYYSAGNLYYELQQFDEAKKMFETALKKGLETGDNFFMLGMSLTALDQGKLALPYLQRSVELNEDDAEAYFQYGLCLAQLDYIDEAIQQMKKCIEIEPEHADAYYNLGVAYGFKEEENEALAYFNKALEIQPDHMLAGYGKKLIEKGGSELN
- a CDS encoding replication-associated recombination protein A, with protein sequence MNIKPLAYRMRPRTIDEIIGQEHLVSEGKIIYRMVQAKQLSSMILYGPPGIGKTSIASAIAGSTKYAFRTLNAVTNNKKDMEVVAAEAKMSGKVILLLDEVHRLDKGKQDFLLPYLENGSITLIGATTSNPYHAINPAIRSRCQIFELKPLSADEIKRALTRALLDKERGLGNKQTDVTDEALTHLATASNGDVRSSLNALELAVLSTKEDEEGIIKIDLSAAEECIQRKSFTHDKDGDAHYDVLSGFQKSIRGSDVNAALHYLGRLIEAGDLQSISRRLLVIAYEDIGLASPQAGARTLAAIETAERIGFPEARIPLANAVIELCLSPKSNSAYTALDSAIADIRAGKSGEVPDHLKDAHYKGAKELGRGIGYLYPHDYETGWVKQQYLPDRIKNKVYYQPKKTGKFEQALASVYEKLLK
- the mnmA gene encoding tRNA 2-thiouridine(34) synthase MnmA; translation: MNKDPKDTRVVVGMSGGVDSSVAALLLKEQGYDVIGIFMKNWDDTDENGVCTATEDYNDVIRVCNQIGIPYYAVNFEKQYWDKVFTYFLEEYKAGRTPNPDVMCNKEIKFKAFLEHAMSLGADYLATGHYARVEFRDGEYKMLRGLDDNKDQTYFLNQLTQEQLEKVMFPIGDIEKSKVRELAKEAGLATAAKKDSTGICFIGERNFKEFLGNYLPAQPGNMETMDGKAVGKHDGLMYYTIGQRHGLGIGGAGEPWFAIGKDLKRNVLYVGQGFHNEMLYSDSIIAVNASWVTHSDLPQEFECTAKFRYRQADSRVKVHTLGDGKVQVIFDEPIRAVTPGQAVVFYNGDECLGGGTIDKIFKDGKQLDYVG
- a CDS encoding YitT family protein, with protein sequence MLLKNKGQIGPRFMVYLTGLLVMSLGIVLLIVADIGATPWDVLHVGLYYQLGLTIGSWSIIVGIFILAAAALISKEFPQAGAFLNMILIGLFIDAYLLLPFMQTPNGIAGKMAMFGIGIIVYCYGMGLYISAQLGAGPRDSLMIALTAKTGWKVRNVRALMEIAVLTVGWQLGGPVFWGTIVLSLTVGPIVGAALPQCQALTDRFLAKLKEKDIYANQMLKEKDRGAS
- a CDS encoding Rrf2 family transcriptional regulator produces the protein MKISTKGRYGLTIMIELAKKHGEGPTSLKSIAQTNDLSEHYLEQLIAPLRNAGLVKSIRGAYGGYILGKEPTKITAGDIIRVLEGPISPVEGIEDEEPAKRELWMRIRDAVKDVLDNTTLEDLASHTDTGESDAYMFYI
- a CDS encoding ABC transporter permease — encoded protein: MVGLIQNEWMKIFRRPGTYVMIGLLLIMTTVAGAFIKYQESGGTVPDNTEWKRGLQTQNESYQKQLEEMGEMAPREMKEQYQREIAINEYRIKNDISPNQEYSVWGFVSDTSQLIEFAGLFTIIIAGGIVASEFSWGTIKLLLIRPIKRVKILGAKYITVVLFGLLVLSILFGYSALLGGLLFGFPEKAFPYLYYYNGTVTEQSMGLHLIAYYGLKSINMLMLATMAFMISAVFRNSSLAIGLSLFLMFMGGQVTRLIAMKYDWAKYSLFANTDLLQYFEGMPMVQGMTIGFSILMILIYFLLFQVLAFYVFNKRDVSA
- a CDS encoding cysteine desulfurase family protein, which produces MERIYLDHAATSPMHPEVIERMTEVMKSEYGNPSSIHYFGRSARHIVDEARSSLANSIGAKANDIIFTSGGTEADNHAIFGTAESCRHKGKHIITTQIEHHAVLHACEELEKQGFEVTYLPVDPNGRVSVKDVEQALREDTILVTIMYGNNEIGTLQPIKEIGELLAEHPAKFHTDAVQAFGIEKIDVQELRVDLLSVSAHKINGPKGIGFLYAHPDVKLSSRLFGGEQERKRRAGTENVPSIAGFQEAVLIIQKEMETKREELHSFKMLFMNKLKQEEAVFELNGSLDYSLPHVLNLSFPGTNVEAMLVNLDLAGIAASSGSACTAGSIDPSHVLVSMFGKGSDKLQNSIRFSFGLFNTKEQAERAAEQTAKIVKRLAK
- a CDS encoding ATP-dependent RecD-like DNA helicase, translated to MEKQDSMDLFAEQGKFIKGRHLVTIFHNEQNLYTVVRIRVDETNDSYDEKEAVITGYLPKMHEHETYIFYGEFKDHPKFGVQFHASHYRKDLPQTKQGVANYLSSELFKGIGKKTAEQIVETLGEDAITRILNQPSILDKVPKLSPEKAKLLYDTLMEHQGLEQAMIALNQYGFGPQLSMRIYQVYKEMTIEVVQNNPYKLVEDIEGVGFGRADELGYQIGISGNHPDRLKAACLYILEMESMQAGHVYIEARPLLQSVKKLLEENKRDTIEYKDISNELIKLEEEGKIMAEGQKIYLPSLYFSEKGLVTNIKRILKQTQYDEQFPESEFLLALGNLEERLGVQYAPTQKEAIQTALMSPMLILTGGPGTGKTTVIKGIVELYAELHGCSLEPKDYKKEEPFPFLLAAPTGRAAKRMAESTGLPAVTIHRLLGWNGTEGFDRHEESPLEGRILIVDETSMVDVWLANQLFKALPENMQVILVGDEDQLPSVGPGQVLKDLLRSERIPTVRLTDIYRQAEGSSIIELAHEMKKGKLPANISAQQTDRSFIKCQPGQIADVVEKVVLNAKKKGYSSKDIQVLAPMYRGPAGIDRLNEILQEILNPNADGTRKELSFGDVKYRIGDKVLQLVNQPENNVFNGDMGEIVSIFYAKENTEKQDMIVVSFDGAEAAYTRQDLNQITHAYCCSVHKSQGSEFPIVILPVVKSYYRMLRRNLLYTAITRSRQFLILCGEEDALKIGVERADEQARLTTLSEKLRDAIPLNDETVQEDTAESSLQETLTLEEKLLRADPMIGMGNITPYDFMEKEYS
- a CDS encoding ABC transporter ATP-binding protein, with amino-acid sequence MDTLVEILDVTKVIKGRTIIDSVSFEVKKGEVFGFLGPNGAGKTTTIRMLVGLIGITSGDIKILGSSIKTDFEKAVSHIGAIVENPEMYKFLSGYQNLVHYARMSKGVTKEKINETVELVGLADRIHDKVRTYSLGMRQRLGLAQCLLHDPKILILDEPTNGLDPAGIREIRDHLRMLAREREMAVIVSSHLLSEMEMMCDRIGIIQNGKLIDVQHISDFVQGKEKVYEVEVDDPEKANRIIKAAQPDLPVQFTENSVILPLVRDEIPEMIKEFVRENIKIFAVREVTKTLEDRFLEVTEYKGGAGDGRADSK